The proteins below come from a single Dermacentor albipictus isolate Rhodes 1998 colony chromosome 7, USDA_Dalb.pri_finalv2, whole genome shotgun sequence genomic window:
- the Mt2 gene encoding tRNA (cytosine(38)-C(5))-methyltransferase: protein MACPPREADDTTRAGDVGKLRVLELYSGIGGMHFACRPERTSVVAAVDVNTTANSVYAFNFPETRLLQRNVQSLSAREIDSLQPDLVTMSPPCQPFTRQGLQRDSEDPRSSSLFSFLTVLSTLKHKPKYILLENVKGFETSATHSTLTQVLQGSGYHIHRYLLSPTQFGVPNSRMRFYCLAKLHPAQFRDCRQEDNGVCSGACQEKPPPASQETGPPQSLSSFLSLSDEQDLRNEASYLLPDKIISRFSLLLDIVEPASANTCCFTKGYGHYVEGTGSVLLQAPMDDMHEVYRKVPHKEAVPEDVLEMLRNLRLRYFTPQEVARLMCFPECFAFPPDLKPRHRYQLLGNSVNVRVVRALLDYLLDDVPES, encoded by the exons ATGGCGTGCCCACCtcgcgaagcagacgacacgactCGCGCTGGCGACGTCGGGAAACTGCGCGTACTCGAGCTGTACAGCGGCATCGGGGGAATGCACTTCGCCTGCCGGCCGGAGAGGACTTCGGTCGTCGCCGCCGTCGACGTGAACACCACGGCGAACTCGGTGTACGCGTTCAACTTCCCCGAAACGCGACTACTTCAACGCAACGTGCAGTCGCTAAGCGCCCGTGAGATCGACTCTCTGCAACCCGACCTGGTGACGATGAGCCCGCCGTGCCAACCGTTCACGCGACAGGGCTTGCAGCGAGACTCCGAGGACCCGCGATCGTCGTCGCTATTCTCTTTTCTCACTGTCCTATCGACGCTGAAGCACAAGCCAAAGTACATACTGCTGGAAAATGTTAAAGGTTTCGAGACGTCTGCAACCCATTCTACGCTCACTCAG GTTCTCCAAGGTAGTGGATACCATATCCATCGTTACTTGCTGTCACCCACTCAATTTGGCGTCCCCAACTCTCGGATGCGCTTCTACTGCCTCGCCAAACTGCATCCAGCCCAGTTCAGGGACTGCCGTCAAGAAGACAACGGCGTCTGCTCTGGCGCCTGTCAGGAGAAGCCGCCCCCTGCGTCGCAAGAAACTGGACCGCCACAGAGCCTGTCAAGCTTCCTCAGCCTCAGTGATGAACAGGATTTGAGAAATGAAGCAAGCTACCTTCTGCCCGATAAAATTATCTCCAGGTTCTCGCTCCTTCTTGACATTGTCGAGCCCGCATCGGCCAACACGTGCTGCTTCACCAAGGGCTATGGTCACTATGTCGAGGGCACAGGCTCTGTTCTACTCCAG GCACCCATGGATGACATGCATGAAGTCTACCGCAAAGTGCCCCATAAAGAGGCAGTGCCAGAAGACGTCCTGGAAATGCTGCGGAACCTGCGGCTGCGTTACTTCACACCCCAGGAAGTTGCCCGGCTCATGTGCTTTCCAGAGTGCTTTGCCTTTCCCCCAGACTTGAAGCCAAGGCACCGATACCAGTTGCTGGGAAACAGCGTCAATGTTCGTGTCGTGCGTGCACTTCTGGACTATTTGTTGGACGATGTACCAGAATCTTAG